In the genome of Phacochoerus africanus isolate WHEZ1 chromosome 10, ROS_Pafr_v1, whole genome shotgun sequence, one region contains:
- the PRMT9 gene encoding protein arginine N-methyltransferase 9 isoform X1, whose product MPNSRPRPRHGPRSGAGAAGRDELVSRSLQSAEHCLSARDFGTAYAHYLLVLSLAPELKDDVKETFQYTLFRWAEELDALSRTQDLLGCYEQAMELFPDDEVICNSMGEHLFRMGFRDEAAGYFRKAVKLNPDFSDAKENFYRVANWLVERWHFIMLNDTKRNTIYNAAIQKAVCLGSKSVLDIGAGTGILSMFAKKAGAHSVYACELSKTMFELACDVVAANKMEAGIQLLHMKSLDIEIPKHIPERVSLVVTETVDAGLFGEGIVESLIHAWEHLLLQPKTKGENGNCEKYGKVIPASAVIFGMAVECAEIRRHHRVGIKDVAGICLPTNVKFQSPAYSSVDAEETVEPYTTEKMSRVPGGYLALTECFEIMTVDFNNLQELKSLATKKPDKIGIPVTKEGVLDAIVVWFELQLDDEHSLSTSPSEETCWEQAVYPVHDLADYWIKPEDQVMMEVSCQDCYLRIQSISVFSSDHEMDVGTSFTKSKDLLSLGNEAELCSALANLQTSTPDSAEQICVLESTEIALLNNVPYHEGFKMAMRKVLSSLTPEKLGQAMDTQCQNNEINCGSGQNDSEPFYVLDVSEGFSVLPIIAGALGQVKPYSSVEKDQHRITLDLISEANHFPKETLEFWLRHVEDESAVLQRPKSDKLWSIIILDVIEPSGLIQQEIMEKAAISRCLLQSGGKIFPQYVLMFGLLVESQTLVEESAVQGAERTLGFNIAPFINQFQVPIRVFLDLSSLPCIPLSQPVELLRLDLMTPYLNTSNREVKVRICKSGQVTAIPFWYHMYLDDEIMLDTSSEASHWKQAAVVLDHPFRVEMGDELVLHVQHHKSNVSITVKQ is encoded by the exons ATGCCGAACTCGAGGCCCAGGCCCCGCCACGGCCCCCGGAGTGGCGCCGGTGCAGCCGGGCGAGACGAGCTGGTGTCTCGGTCCTTGCAAAGCGCAGAGCACTGCCTGAGTGCCCGGGACTTCGGCACCGCCTATGCCCACTACCTTCTTGTGCTCAGCCTGGCGCCGGAGCTGAAAGACGATGTGAAG gAGACTTTTCAGTATACGCTCTTCAGATGGGCTGAAGAACTTGATGCTCTTAGTCGAACACAGGACTTACTTGGTTGCTATGAGCAAGCCATGGAACTATTTCCTGATGACGAAGTGATCTGCAACAGCATGGGGGAGCATCTCTTCAG AATGGGCTTTAGAGATGAAGCAGCCGGCTATTTTCGTAAAGCAGTGAAACTAAACCCTGATTTCAGTGATGCAAAGGAGAATTTTTACCGTGTTGCAAACTGGTTGGTGGAACGCTGGCACTTTATCATGCTTAATGACACCAAAAGGAATACGATTTATAATGCAGCAATCCAAAAGGCGGTTTGTTTGGGGTCCAAAAGTGTTTTGGACATTGGAGCAGGAACTGGAATACTAAG CATGTTTGCTAAAAAAGCTGGAGCACACTCGGTGTATGCCTGTGAGTTATCCAAGACCATGTTTGAGCTTGCCTGTGATGTAGTGGCAGCAAACAAGATGGAAGCAGGGATCCAGCTCTTACATATGAAGTCGCTTGACATAGAAATTCCAAAACACATTCCTGAAAG AGTGTCCCTAGTTGTAACAGAAACTGTCGATGCAGGTTTATTTGGAGAAGGAATTGTGGAGAGTTTAATTCATGCATGGGAGCATTTACTCTTACAGCCAAAG ACCAAAGGTGAAAATGGTAATTGTGAAAAATATGGGAAAGTTATACCAGCAAGTGCTGTTATATTTGGGATGGCAGTAGAATGTGCAGAAATAAGAAGGCATCATAG GGTGGGTATTAAGGATGTTGCTGGGATCTGTTTGCCAACCAATGTGAAATTTCAGAGTCCAGCTTATTCTTCTGTTGATGCCGAAGAAACAGTTGAACCTTATACAACTGAAAAGATGAGTCGAGTTCCTGGGGGATATTTAGCTTTGACAGAGTGCTTTGAAATTATGACAGTAGATTTCAACAAtcttcag gaattgaagAGTCTCGCAACTAAAAAACCTGATAAAATTGGTATTCCTGTTACTAAAGAAGGCGTGCTAGATGCCATCGTGGTTTGGTTTGAACTCCAGCTTGATGATGAACACAGTTTGTCCACAAGTCCTAGTGAAGAAACATGTTGGGAACAGGCTGTCTACCCTGTACATGACCTTGCAG ACTACTGGATAAAGCCTGAGGACCAGGTGATGATGGAAGTGTCCTGTCAGGATTGTTACTTAAGAATCCAGAGCATCAGTGTCTTCAGTTCAGATCATGAAATGGATGTTGGGACAAGTTTTACCAAGAGTAAAGATTTGCTGTCTTTAGGAAATGAGGCTGAACTCTGCAGTGCCCTGGCGAACCTTCAGACCAGTACACCGGACTCTGCGGAGCAGATATGTGTATTGGAATCCACAGAAATTGCTTTGCTTAATAATGTCCCATACCACGAAGgctttaaaatggcaatgaggaAAGTGTTGTCTTCACTGACTCCGGAGAAACTGGGTCAGGCCATGGATACACAGTGTCAGAATAATGAGATAAACTGTGGTAGTGGACAGAATGACTCTGAACCTTTCTATGTGTTGGATGTGTCCGAGGGCTTCTCTGTTCTGCCAATAATTGCTGGCGCCCTCGGGCAGGTTAAGCCTTACAGTTCTGTGGAGAAGGACCAGCATCGTATCACTCTGGACCTCATATCTGAAGCCAATCACTTTCCTAAAGAAACTCTTGAATTTTGGTTGAGACACGTGGAAGATGAATCTGCTGTGTTGCAAAGGCCAAAGTCAGATAAGTTGTGGAGTATAATTATACTGGATGTCATTGAACCATCTGGGCTCATTCAGCAGGAAATAATGGAAAAAGCTGCAATATCCAG aTGTTTGCTACAGTCCGGAGGGAAGATCTTTCCTCAGTACGTGCTGATGTTTGGGTTGCTCGTGGAATCACAGACACTGGTGGAAGAAAGCGCTGTGCAAGGAGCAGAACGAACTCTTGGATTCAATATAGCGCCTTTTATTAACCAGTTTCAG GTACCCATACGTGTATTTTTGGACCTCTCTTCATTGCCCTGTATACCTTTAAGCCAACCTGTGGAACTCTTAAGACTAGACTTAATGACACCGTATTTGAACACCTCTAACAGAGAAGTAAAG GTCCGCATTTGTAAATCTGGACAAGTGACTGCCATCCCATTTTGGTATCATATGTACCTTGATGATGAGATTATGTTGGACACCTCGAGTGAAGCCTCCCACTGGAAACAAGCTGCAGTCGTTTTAGATCATCCCTTCCGGGTGGAAATGGGGGATGAACTTGTACTCCACGTCCAGCACCACAAAAGCAATGTCAGCATCACGGTAAAGCAGTGA
- the PRMT9 gene encoding protein arginine N-methyltransferase 9 isoform X4, translated as MVELKSLATKKPDKIGIPVTKEGVLDAIVVWFELQLDDEHSLSTSPSEETCWEQAVYPVHDLADYWIKPEDQVMMEVSCQDCYLRIQSISVFSSDHEMDVGTSFTKSKDLLSLGNEAELCSALANLQTSTPDSAEQICVLESTEIALLNNVPYHEGFKMAMRKVLSSLTPEKLGQAMDTQCQNNEINCGSGQNDSEPFYVLDVSEGFSVLPIIAGALGQVKPYSSVEKDQHRITLDLISEANHFPKETLEFWLRHVEDESAVLQRPKSDKLWSIIILDVIEPSGLIQQEIMEKAAISRCLLQSGGKIFPQYVLMFGLLVESQTLVEESAVQGAERTLGFNIAPFINQFQVPIRVFLDLSSLPCIPLSQPVELLRLDLMTPYLNTSNREVKVRICKSGQVTAIPFWYHMYLDDEIMLDTSSEASHWKQAAVVLDHPFRVEMGDELVLHVQHHKSNVSITVKQ; from the exons ATGGTT gaattgaagAGTCTCGCAACTAAAAAACCTGATAAAATTGGTATTCCTGTTACTAAAGAAGGCGTGCTAGATGCCATCGTGGTTTGGTTTGAACTCCAGCTTGATGATGAACACAGTTTGTCCACAAGTCCTAGTGAAGAAACATGTTGGGAACAGGCTGTCTACCCTGTACATGACCTTGCAG ACTACTGGATAAAGCCTGAGGACCAGGTGATGATGGAAGTGTCCTGTCAGGATTGTTACTTAAGAATCCAGAGCATCAGTGTCTTCAGTTCAGATCATGAAATGGATGTTGGGACAAGTTTTACCAAGAGTAAAGATTTGCTGTCTTTAGGAAATGAGGCTGAACTCTGCAGTGCCCTGGCGAACCTTCAGACCAGTACACCGGACTCTGCGGAGCAGATATGTGTATTGGAATCCACAGAAATTGCTTTGCTTAATAATGTCCCATACCACGAAGgctttaaaatggcaatgaggaAAGTGTTGTCTTCACTGACTCCGGAGAAACTGGGTCAGGCCATGGATACACAGTGTCAGAATAATGAGATAAACTGTGGTAGTGGACAGAATGACTCTGAACCTTTCTATGTGTTGGATGTGTCCGAGGGCTTCTCTGTTCTGCCAATAATTGCTGGCGCCCTCGGGCAGGTTAAGCCTTACAGTTCTGTGGAGAAGGACCAGCATCGTATCACTCTGGACCTCATATCTGAAGCCAATCACTTTCCTAAAGAAACTCTTGAATTTTGGTTGAGACACGTGGAAGATGAATCTGCTGTGTTGCAAAGGCCAAAGTCAGATAAGTTGTGGAGTATAATTATACTGGATGTCATTGAACCATCTGGGCTCATTCAGCAGGAAATAATGGAAAAAGCTGCAATATCCAG aTGTTTGCTACAGTCCGGAGGGAAGATCTTTCCTCAGTACGTGCTGATGTTTGGGTTGCTCGTGGAATCACAGACACTGGTGGAAGAAAGCGCTGTGCAAGGAGCAGAACGAACTCTTGGATTCAATATAGCGCCTTTTATTAACCAGTTTCAG GTACCCATACGTGTATTTTTGGACCTCTCTTCATTGCCCTGTATACCTTTAAGCCAACCTGTGGAACTCTTAAGACTAGACTTAATGACACCGTATTTGAACACCTCTAACAGAGAAGTAAAG GTCCGCATTTGTAAATCTGGACAAGTGACTGCCATCCCATTTTGGTATCATATGTACCTTGATGATGAGATTATGTTGGACACCTCGAGTGAAGCCTCCCACTGGAAACAAGCTGCAGTCGTTTTAGATCATCCCTTCCGGGTGGAAATGGGGGATGAACTTGTACTCCACGTCCAGCACCACAAAAGCAATGTCAGCATCACGGTAAAGCAGTGA
- the PRMT9 gene encoding protein arginine N-methyltransferase 9 isoform X3 yields MAVECAEIRRHHRVGIKDVAGICLPTNVKFQSPAYSSVDAEETVEPYTTEKMSRVPGGYLALTECFEIMTVDFNNLQELKSLATKKPDKIGIPVTKEGVLDAIVVWFELQLDDEHSLSTSPSEETCWEQAVYPVHDLADYWIKPEDQVMMEVSCQDCYLRIQSISVFSSDHEMDVGTSFTKSKDLLSLGNEAELCSALANLQTSTPDSAEQICVLESTEIALLNNVPYHEGFKMAMRKVLSSLTPEKLGQAMDTQCQNNEINCGSGQNDSEPFYVLDVSEGFSVLPIIAGALGQVKPYSSVEKDQHRITLDLISEANHFPKETLEFWLRHVEDESAVLQRPKSDKLWSIIILDVIEPSGLIQQEIMEKAAISRCLLQSGGKIFPQYVLMFGLLVESQTLVEESAVQGAERTLGFNIAPFINQFQVPIRVFLDLSSLPCIPLSQPVELLRLDLMTPYLNTSNREVKVRICKSGQVTAIPFWYHMYLDDEIMLDTSSEASHWKQAAVVLDHPFRVEMGDELVLHVQHHKSNVSITVKQ; encoded by the exons ATGGCAGTAGAATGTGCAGAAATAAGAAGGCATCATAG GGTGGGTATTAAGGATGTTGCTGGGATCTGTTTGCCAACCAATGTGAAATTTCAGAGTCCAGCTTATTCTTCTGTTGATGCCGAAGAAACAGTTGAACCTTATACAACTGAAAAGATGAGTCGAGTTCCTGGGGGATATTTAGCTTTGACAGAGTGCTTTGAAATTATGACAGTAGATTTCAACAAtcttcag gaattgaagAGTCTCGCAACTAAAAAACCTGATAAAATTGGTATTCCTGTTACTAAAGAAGGCGTGCTAGATGCCATCGTGGTTTGGTTTGAACTCCAGCTTGATGATGAACACAGTTTGTCCACAAGTCCTAGTGAAGAAACATGTTGGGAACAGGCTGTCTACCCTGTACATGACCTTGCAG ACTACTGGATAAAGCCTGAGGACCAGGTGATGATGGAAGTGTCCTGTCAGGATTGTTACTTAAGAATCCAGAGCATCAGTGTCTTCAGTTCAGATCATGAAATGGATGTTGGGACAAGTTTTACCAAGAGTAAAGATTTGCTGTCTTTAGGAAATGAGGCTGAACTCTGCAGTGCCCTGGCGAACCTTCAGACCAGTACACCGGACTCTGCGGAGCAGATATGTGTATTGGAATCCACAGAAATTGCTTTGCTTAATAATGTCCCATACCACGAAGgctttaaaatggcaatgaggaAAGTGTTGTCTTCACTGACTCCGGAGAAACTGGGTCAGGCCATGGATACACAGTGTCAGAATAATGAGATAAACTGTGGTAGTGGACAGAATGACTCTGAACCTTTCTATGTGTTGGATGTGTCCGAGGGCTTCTCTGTTCTGCCAATAATTGCTGGCGCCCTCGGGCAGGTTAAGCCTTACAGTTCTGTGGAGAAGGACCAGCATCGTATCACTCTGGACCTCATATCTGAAGCCAATCACTTTCCTAAAGAAACTCTTGAATTTTGGTTGAGACACGTGGAAGATGAATCTGCTGTGTTGCAAAGGCCAAAGTCAGATAAGTTGTGGAGTATAATTATACTGGATGTCATTGAACCATCTGGGCTCATTCAGCAGGAAATAATGGAAAAAGCTGCAATATCCAG aTGTTTGCTACAGTCCGGAGGGAAGATCTTTCCTCAGTACGTGCTGATGTTTGGGTTGCTCGTGGAATCACAGACACTGGTGGAAGAAAGCGCTGTGCAAGGAGCAGAACGAACTCTTGGATTCAATATAGCGCCTTTTATTAACCAGTTTCAG GTACCCATACGTGTATTTTTGGACCTCTCTTCATTGCCCTGTATACCTTTAAGCCAACCTGTGGAACTCTTAAGACTAGACTTAATGACACCGTATTTGAACACCTCTAACAGAGAAGTAAAG GTCCGCATTTGTAAATCTGGACAAGTGACTGCCATCCCATTTTGGTATCATATGTACCTTGATGATGAGATTATGTTGGACACCTCGAGTGAAGCCTCCCACTGGAAACAAGCTGCAGTCGTTTTAGATCATCCCTTCCGGGTGGAAATGGGGGATGAACTTGTACTCCACGTCCAGCACCACAAAAGCAATGTCAGCATCACGGTAAAGCAGTGA
- the PRMT9 gene encoding protein arginine N-methyltransferase 9 isoform X2 — MQRVSLVVTETVDAGLFGEGIVESLIHAWEHLLLQPKTKGENGNCEKYGKVIPASAVIFGMAVECAEIRRHHRVGIKDVAGICLPTNVKFQSPAYSSVDAEETVEPYTTEKMSRVPGGYLALTECFEIMTVDFNNLQELKSLATKKPDKIGIPVTKEGVLDAIVVWFELQLDDEHSLSTSPSEETCWEQAVYPVHDLADYWIKPEDQVMMEVSCQDCYLRIQSISVFSSDHEMDVGTSFTKSKDLLSLGNEAELCSALANLQTSTPDSAEQICVLESTEIALLNNVPYHEGFKMAMRKVLSSLTPEKLGQAMDTQCQNNEINCGSGQNDSEPFYVLDVSEGFSVLPIIAGALGQVKPYSSVEKDQHRITLDLISEANHFPKETLEFWLRHVEDESAVLQRPKSDKLWSIIILDVIEPSGLIQQEIMEKAAISRCLLQSGGKIFPQYVLMFGLLVESQTLVEESAVQGAERTLGFNIAPFINQFQVPIRVFLDLSSLPCIPLSQPVELLRLDLMTPYLNTSNREVKVRICKSGQVTAIPFWYHMYLDDEIMLDTSSEASHWKQAAVVLDHPFRVEMGDELVLHVQHHKSNVSITVKQ, encoded by the exons ATGCAAAG AGTGTCCCTAGTTGTAACAGAAACTGTCGATGCAGGTTTATTTGGAGAAGGAATTGTGGAGAGTTTAATTCATGCATGGGAGCATTTACTCTTACAGCCAAAG ACCAAAGGTGAAAATGGTAATTGTGAAAAATATGGGAAAGTTATACCAGCAAGTGCTGTTATATTTGGGATGGCAGTAGAATGTGCAGAAATAAGAAGGCATCATAG GGTGGGTATTAAGGATGTTGCTGGGATCTGTTTGCCAACCAATGTGAAATTTCAGAGTCCAGCTTATTCTTCTGTTGATGCCGAAGAAACAGTTGAACCTTATACAACTGAAAAGATGAGTCGAGTTCCTGGGGGATATTTAGCTTTGACAGAGTGCTTTGAAATTATGACAGTAGATTTCAACAAtcttcag gaattgaagAGTCTCGCAACTAAAAAACCTGATAAAATTGGTATTCCTGTTACTAAAGAAGGCGTGCTAGATGCCATCGTGGTTTGGTTTGAACTCCAGCTTGATGATGAACACAGTTTGTCCACAAGTCCTAGTGAAGAAACATGTTGGGAACAGGCTGTCTACCCTGTACATGACCTTGCAG ACTACTGGATAAAGCCTGAGGACCAGGTGATGATGGAAGTGTCCTGTCAGGATTGTTACTTAAGAATCCAGAGCATCAGTGTCTTCAGTTCAGATCATGAAATGGATGTTGGGACAAGTTTTACCAAGAGTAAAGATTTGCTGTCTTTAGGAAATGAGGCTGAACTCTGCAGTGCCCTGGCGAACCTTCAGACCAGTACACCGGACTCTGCGGAGCAGATATGTGTATTGGAATCCACAGAAATTGCTTTGCTTAATAATGTCCCATACCACGAAGgctttaaaatggcaatgaggaAAGTGTTGTCTTCACTGACTCCGGAGAAACTGGGTCAGGCCATGGATACACAGTGTCAGAATAATGAGATAAACTGTGGTAGTGGACAGAATGACTCTGAACCTTTCTATGTGTTGGATGTGTCCGAGGGCTTCTCTGTTCTGCCAATAATTGCTGGCGCCCTCGGGCAGGTTAAGCCTTACAGTTCTGTGGAGAAGGACCAGCATCGTATCACTCTGGACCTCATATCTGAAGCCAATCACTTTCCTAAAGAAACTCTTGAATTTTGGTTGAGACACGTGGAAGATGAATCTGCTGTGTTGCAAAGGCCAAAGTCAGATAAGTTGTGGAGTATAATTATACTGGATGTCATTGAACCATCTGGGCTCATTCAGCAGGAAATAATGGAAAAAGCTGCAATATCCAG aTGTTTGCTACAGTCCGGAGGGAAGATCTTTCCTCAGTACGTGCTGATGTTTGGGTTGCTCGTGGAATCACAGACACTGGTGGAAGAAAGCGCTGTGCAAGGAGCAGAACGAACTCTTGGATTCAATATAGCGCCTTTTATTAACCAGTTTCAG GTACCCATACGTGTATTTTTGGACCTCTCTTCATTGCCCTGTATACCTTTAAGCCAACCTGTGGAACTCTTAAGACTAGACTTAATGACACCGTATTTGAACACCTCTAACAGAGAAGTAAAG GTCCGCATTTGTAAATCTGGACAAGTGACTGCCATCCCATTTTGGTATCATATGTACCTTGATGATGAGATTATGTTGGACACCTCGAGTGAAGCCTCCCACTGGAAACAAGCTGCAGTCGTTTTAGATCATCCCTTCCGGGTGGAAATGGGGGATGAACTTGTACTCCACGTCCAGCACCACAAAAGCAATGTCAGCATCACGGTAAAGCAGTGA